Proteins from a single region of Gimesia sp.:
- a CDS encoding DUF6677 family protein has product MADSQNQIELKNPAVAAVLGFLIPGAGHFYQGRTFKGAIYCFCILSTFFCGMALGDWKTVYYQSWQGKRNLGYFAQVGVGLPALPALVQNSRFHKQAAPGNLARNDLDAGYFQSQPYQMDLPLEASFEGTLLDRGNDGKTISGVLEGTIRLKSIDGEFGPEVRGAFEGTLDGKPIDPLELADPIGIGLPLGGNQRRALECAVIRKEGGQRTDTGHIEGSIPRPFLNWFEMPLSESELDDINKELGKRYEFAVVFTWIAGLLNLLAIWDAFEGPAYGRGDEEEEKPSSDKEPSPATT; this is encoded by the coding sequence ATGGCTGACAGTCAAAATCAAATTGAATTAAAAAATCCGGCTGTCGCTGCAGTGCTCGGGTTCCTGATTCCAGGAGCAGGTCACTTTTACCAGGGCCGCACCTTTAAAGGAGCGATTTACTGCTTCTGTATTCTGAGCACGTTCTTCTGTGGAATGGCACTGGGCGACTGGAAAACGGTCTATTATCAGTCCTGGCAGGGGAAGCGGAATCTGGGTTACTTTGCCCAGGTTGGAGTCGGTCTGCCGGCCCTGCCCGCACTGGTACAGAACTCCCGGTTCCATAAACAGGCGGCGCCAGGCAACCTGGCCCGCAACGATCTGGATGCAGGCTATTTTCAGTCGCAGCCTTACCAGATGGATCTGCCACTGGAAGCTTCTTTTGAAGGAACGCTGCTGGATCGAGGCAATGACGGAAAAACCATCAGCGGTGTGCTGGAGGGCACCATCCGGTTGAAATCCATCGATGGTGAGTTCGGACCTGAGGTCAGAGGTGCCTTCGAGGGCACCCTGGACGGAAAACCGATTGACCCCCTGGAACTGGCGGATCCGATCGGAATCGGGCTGCCTCTGGGAGGAAATCAGCGCAGAGCCCTGGAGTGTGCGGTCATCCGCAAAGAGGGGGGACAGCGAACCGACACCGGACACATTGAAGGGAGTATTCCACGGCCTTTCCTGAACTGGTTCGAGATGCCACTCAGTGAAAGTGAGCTGGATGACATCAATAAAGAGCTGGGAAAACGGTATGAGTTTGCCGTCGTGTTTACCTGGATCGCGGGTCTCCTGAACCTGCTGGCGATCTGGGACGCGTTTGAAGGCCCTGCCTACGGCCGGGGAGACGAGGAGGAAGAAAAGCCATCCTCCGACAAAGAGCCTTCACCCGCCACAACGTAG